A part of Neovison vison isolate M4711 chromosome 8, ASM_NN_V1, whole genome shotgun sequence genomic DNA contains:
- the GKN1 gene encoding gastrokine-1, whose protein sequence is MKLTIVFAGLLGVFLTPALASTDINIGGNSNSGISGQQSVSVNNEHNVANVDNNNGWDSWNALWDYNTDLAAVRLFGKKKCIVHRMNKDAMPSLQTLDKLVKEKKLQGEGSGGPPPKGLRYSINPKEVSDLSKLGKPIASMCRGIPTYMAEEIKGTSLFFYRSGCYDINVLLLLNFSYCGEVIDG, encoded by the exons ATGAAGCTCACA ATTGTCTTCGCTGGACTTCTTGGAGTCTTTCTGACCCCAGCCCTTGCTTCCACT GATATCAACATTGGCGGTAACAGCAACAGTGGTATAAGTGGGCAGCAGTCAGTGAGCGTCAACAATGAGCATAATGTGGCCAATGTGGACAATAACAACGGATGGGACTCCTGGAATGCCCTCTGGGACTATAATACT GACCTTGCTGCAGTCAGACTCTTTGGCAAGAAGAAATGCATTGTGCATAGAATGAACAAGGACGCCATGCCCTCTCTTCAAACTCTTGATAAATTGGTGAAGGAAAAGAAG CTTCAGGGTGAAGGATCAGGAGGACCACCTCCCAAGGGCCTGAGGTACTCCATCAACCCTAAAGAAGTCAGTGACCTGAGCAAGTTAGGAAAACCCATTGCTAGCATGTGCAGGGGGATTCCAACATACATGGCTGAGGAGATCAAAG ggaccAGCCTGTTCTTTTACAGAAGTGGTTGTTACGATATTAATGTATTGTTGCTTCTCAACTTTTCCTACTGTGGAGAAGTAATTgatggttaa